A genomic segment from Triticum dicoccoides isolate Atlit2015 ecotype Zavitan chromosome 1A, WEW_v2.0, whole genome shotgun sequence encodes:
- the LOC119365205 gene encoding uncharacterized protein LOC119365205, whose protein sequence is MHRNPRVLLRAAAYLLRPSTAAPQPLTNARPPLPLSPRGLILPAQRRAFSTDYGKDVDEVNRKFAEAREEIEAAMDSKETVYFNEEAACARDAAGEALGAFDALLARVPPADADALRRSMGLKMEQLKAELKQLEE, encoded by the coding sequence ATGCACCGAAACCCTCGCgtcctcctccgcgccgccgcctatCTCCTCcgcccctccaccgccgccccgcAACCCCTAACGAACGCCAGACCTCCCCTGCCACTTTCTCCGCGGGGCCTCATCCTCCCTGCACAACGCCGCGCCTTCTCGACGGACTACGGCAAGGACGTCGACGAGGTGAACCGCAAGTTCGCCGAAGCGCGGGAGGAGATCGAGGCTGCCATGGACAGCAAGGAGACGGTGTACTTCAACGAGGAGGCCGCCTGCGCGCGCGACGCGGCCGGCGAGGCCCTCGGCGCCTTCGACGCGCTGCTTGCGCGGGTCCCGCCCGCAGACGCCGACGCGCTCCGCAGGTCCATGGGGCTCAAGATGGAGCAGCTCAAGGCCGAGCTCAAGCAGCTCGAGGAGTAG